A single genomic interval of Streptomyces showdoensis harbors:
- the rplC gene encoding 50S ribosomal protein L3, with amino-acid sequence MAKNIKGILGEKLGMTQVWDENNRVVPVTVVKAGPNVVTQVRTNDNDGYESVQIAFGEIDPRKVNKPLKGHFAKADVTPRRHLVEIRTADASEYTLGQEITAELFEAGVKVDVTGKSKGKGFAGVMKRHNFRGGKASHGAHRVHRKPGSIGGCATPGRVFKGMRMAGRMGNERVTTQNLTVHAVDAEKGLLLIKGAVPGPNGGLVLVRTAAKGA; translated from the coding sequence ATGGCTAAGAACATCAAGGGCATCCTGGGCGAGAAGCTCGGCATGACGCAGGTCTGGGACGAGAACAACCGGGTCGTCCCGGTGACCGTCGTCAAGGCCGGCCCGAATGTCGTGACCCAGGTGCGTACGAACGACAACGACGGCTACGAGTCGGTCCAGATCGCCTTCGGCGAGATCGACCCGCGCAAGGTGAACAAGCCCCTCAAGGGCCACTTCGCCAAGGCCGACGTGACCCCGCGCCGTCACCTCGTCGAGATCCGTACCGCTGACGCCAGCGAGTACACCCTCGGCCAGGAGATCACCGCTGAGCTCTTCGAGGCCGGCGTCAAGGTTGACGTCACCGGCAAGAGCAAGGGCAAGGGCTTCGCCGGTGTCATGAAGCGCCACAACTTCCGTGGTGGCAAGGCTTCGCACGGTGCCCACCGCGTGCACCGCAAGCCGGGTTCGATCGGTGGCTGCGCCACCCCGGGCCGCGTCTTCAAGGGCATGCGCATGGCCGGCCGTATGGGCAACGAGCGCGTGACCACCCAGAACCTGACCGTCCACGCCGTTGACGCGGAGAAGGGCCTGCTCCTGATCAAGGGCGCGGTTCCTGGTCCGAACGGCGGCCTCGTCCTGGTCCGCACCGCGGCCAAGGGGGCCTGA
- the rpsJ gene encoding 30S ribosomal protein S10, translated as MAGQKIRIRLKAYDHEVIDSSAKKIVETVTRTGASVAGPVPLPTEKNVYCVIKSPHKYKDSREHFEMRTHKRLIDILDPTPKTVDSLMRLDLPAGVDIEIKL; from the coding sequence ATGGCGGGACAGAAGATCCGCATCCGGCTCAAGGCCTACGACCACGAGGTCATCGACTCCTCGGCGAAGAAGATCGTCGAGACGGTGACGCGCACTGGTGCGTCGGTCGCGGGCCCGGTGCCGCTGCCCACTGAGAAGAACGTGTACTGCGTCATCAAGTCGCCGCACAAGTACAAGGACTCGCGCGAGCACTTCGAGATGCGCACGCACAAGCGCCTCATCGACATCCTCGACCCCACGCCGAAGACGGTCGACTCGCTCATGCGTCTCGACCTGCCGGCCGGCGTCGACATCGAGATCAAGCTCTGA